The Pirellulimonas nuda genome includes a region encoding these proteins:
- a CDS encoding ATP-grasp domain-containing protein, whose product MRLVVLGSPNSWYFADLQRAAAGRHTLTAAPFSTLTSGVVDGRRRVASGGCCLNDVDGVLVRTMPPGSLEQVVFRMDALGQLEQEGIAVLNTPRAIECAVDKYLATCRLAAAGLDTPETYACQTADQAMEAFDRLGRDAVLKPVFGGEGRGVTRLTDADLACRAFSMLQQLGGVIYLQRFVPHRGEDLRLLVLGERVLGMRRRNPADWRTNISRGATAGPLEVTPELAQLARRAAACVGASLAGVDLLPGVDGRLYALEVNAVPGWRALVQVTGVDVAREVLALLEQMARR is encoded by the coding sequence ATGCGACTGGTCGTGCTCGGATCGCCCAATAGCTGGTATTTTGCGGACCTCCAACGCGCAGCCGCGGGACGGCACACGCTGACCGCGGCGCCGTTCTCTACGTTGACCAGCGGCGTCGTCGACGGGCGCCGGCGCGTCGCCTCGGGGGGCTGCTGCTTGAACGACGTCGACGGCGTGCTGGTCCGCACGATGCCCCCCGGCTCGCTTGAGCAGGTGGTGTTCCGGATGGACGCCCTGGGGCAGCTCGAGCAGGAAGGGATCGCGGTGCTCAACACCCCGCGGGCCATCGAGTGCGCCGTAGACAAGTACCTGGCCACCTGCCGCCTGGCCGCGGCCGGCCTCGACACGCCAGAAACCTACGCCTGCCAGACGGCCGACCAGGCGATGGAGGCCTTCGACCGATTGGGCCGCGACGCCGTGCTCAAGCCGGTGTTCGGCGGCGAGGGACGCGGCGTCACCCGGCTCACCGACGCCGACCTGGCCTGCCGCGCGTTCTCGATGCTCCAGCAGCTAGGGGGGGTGATCTACCTGCAGCGCTTCGTGCCGCACCGCGGCGAGGACCTGCGGCTCTTGGTGCTGGGCGAGCGGGTGCTGGGCATGCGGCGGCGGAACCCGGCCGACTGGCGGACCAACATCAGCCGCGGCGCCACGGCCGGGCCGCTGGAGGTGACGCCCGAACTGGCCCAGCTCGCCCGGCGGGCCGCGGCCTGTGTGGGGGCGTCGCTGGCGGGGGTCGACCTGCTGCCGGGGGTCGACGGCCGGCTGTACGCGTTGGAAGTAAACGCCGTGCCGGGCTGGAGGGCGCTCGTGCAGGTCACGGGCGTCGACGTTGCCCGCGAGGTGCTCGCCTTGCTAGAGCAGATGGCCCGCCGGTAG
- a CDS encoding potassium channel family protein codes for MPLLHRIRRCLLLMAGLFVLAIVARRQITGDGWLEAVYFFVITVTTVGYGERSVVGPVEQIYTIALILFGTTLVGYTIGLVLQAMFEGQIRRAMGLQRMTREISHIADHTIICGFGRMGKTLVDELKRRNKPFVVVDSDQESIVEACDEGLLAVHGDATDEDTLLAAGIERAKTLVVALRSDADNVFLTLTARNLSRSLRIIARGELLSTEKKLLQAGADRVILPAVIGARRIAQMVTRPHAADMLELVTDNQTLDAELEELSIGPGSPLTGKSVREAGTRQRHRVMIIAIRRSDGRMVFNPEPDELFCHDDTVIVMGKQPDVVAFQEAYKL; via the coding sequence ATGCCGCTACTGCACCGCATCCGCCGCTGCTTGCTGCTGATGGCGGGGCTGTTCGTGCTGGCGATCGTCGCCCGGCGTCAGATCACCGGCGACGGGTGGCTCGAGGCGGTCTACTTCTTCGTGATCACCGTCACCACGGTCGGCTACGGCGAACGCAGCGTGGTCGGGCCGGTCGAGCAGATCTACACGATCGCCCTGATCCTGTTCGGCACCACGCTGGTGGGGTACACCATCGGTCTGGTGTTGCAGGCCATGTTCGAGGGCCAGATCCGCCGCGCAATGGGGCTTCAACGCATGACCCGCGAAATCTCTCACATCGCCGACCACACCATCATCTGCGGCTTCGGCCGGATGGGGAAAACGCTGGTCGATGAGCTGAAGCGTCGCAACAAGCCGTTCGTGGTGGTCGACAGCGACCAGGAGTCGATCGTCGAGGCCTGCGACGAGGGGCTGCTGGCCGTGCACGGCGACGCCACCGACGAGGACACGCTGTTGGCCGCGGGGATCGAACGCGCCAAGACGCTGGTCGTGGCGCTGCGCAGCGACGCCGACAACGTGTTTCTCACGCTCACGGCGCGGAACCTGAGCCGCAGCCTGCGGATCATCGCCCGCGGGGAGCTGCTCAGCACCGAGAAGAAGCTGCTGCAGGCGGGCGCCGACCGTGTGATCCTGCCGGCCGTGATCGGCGCCCGGCGGATCGCTCAGATGGTCACCCGCCCGCACGCCGCGGACATGCTGGAACTGGTCACCGACAATCAGACGCTCGACGCGGAGCTGGAAGAACTGAGCATCGGCCCCGGCAGCCCGCTCACCGGCAAGAGCGTCCGCGAGGCGGGCACCCGGCAGCGGCACCGGGTGATGATCATCGCCATCCGCCGCAGCGACGGCCGGATGGTGTTCAACCCCGAGCCCGATGAGCTGTTCTGCCACGACGACACGGTGATCGTGATGGGCAAGCAGCCCGACGTGGTGGCGTTCCAAGAAGCGTACAAGCTGTAG
- the mch gene encoding methenyltetrahydromethanopterin cyclohydrolase has protein sequence MQLNQRATRLATRMRSRAGELRLEPHTIGGARVLDLGVRAPGGIGAGVAMAEVCLAGFGEVSIAGGPAHVFDGPWVWVRTDHPVAACLASQYAGWEVQEGDYFAMGSGPMRAAYGREELFDAIGLRESAERAVGVLEADALPTPAVCEMIAAKCSVKPEALTLLAAPTTSLAGTVQIAARSVETALHKLHEIGFDVSRIESACGAAPLPPPAADAVAAIGRTNDAILYGGHATLFVRGDDDSLREVGARVPSSSSPDHGRPFAEVFAGYDHDFYKVDKLLFSPAMVTLANLDTGRVHRFGAYAPRVIARSFGLDAD, from the coding sequence ATGCAGCTCAACCAACGCGCCACCCGGCTGGCCACTCGGATGCGGTCCCGTGCCGGTGAGCTGCGGCTGGAGCCTCACACGATTGGCGGTGCTCGGGTGCTGGACCTCGGCGTGAGGGCCCCCGGTGGGATCGGGGCCGGCGTGGCGATGGCGGAGGTCTGCCTGGCGGGGTTTGGCGAGGTTTCCATCGCCGGCGGCCCCGCCCACGTGTTTGACGGCCCGTGGGTGTGGGTGCGGACCGATCACCCCGTGGCCGCCTGCCTAGCGAGCCAGTACGCCGGTTGGGAGGTGCAAGAGGGCGACTACTTCGCCATGGGCTCCGGCCCGATGCGGGCCGCGTACGGCCGCGAGGAGCTGTTCGACGCGATCGGCCTGCGAGAATCGGCCGAGCGGGCGGTCGGCGTGCTCGAGGCGGACGCCCTGCCGACGCCGGCGGTCTGTGAGATGATCGCCGCCAAGTGCAGCGTCAAGCCAGAAGCGCTGACGCTGCTGGCGGCGCCGACGACCAGCCTGGCCGGAACCGTGCAGATCGCGGCGCGGAGCGTCGAGACGGCGCTGCACAAGCTGCACGAGATCGGCTTCGACGTAAGCCGGATCGAATCGGCCTGCGGCGCCGCGCCGCTGCCGCCGCCGGCCGCGGACGCCGTGGCGGCCATCGGCCGCACGAACGACGCCATCCTGTACGGCGGCCACGCCACGCTGTTCGTGCGAGGCGACGACGATTCGCTTCGCGAAGTGGGCGCCCGCGTTCCCAGCAGCTCTTCGCCCGACCACGGCAGGCCCTTCGCCGAGGTGTTCGCCGGCTACGACCACGACTTCTACAAGGTCGACAAGCTGCTGTTCAGCCCGGCGATGGTGACCCTGGCGAACCTCGACACCGGCAGGGTCCACCGCTTCGGCGCCTACGCCCCGCGGGTGATCGCCCGCTCGTTTGGATTGGACGCCGACTGA
- a CDS encoding aldehyde dehydrogenase family protein gives MTRHTSSRAAAASVRPIAAPNVATALAAARSAQTTWADTPLPKRLATLRGLRRLIAADPMPWAEELAAGGLRTVAEGLATEVIPLLDACRFAQRVAPALLREQRLSTAGRPFWCRGVSVRVRREPLGVVLLIGPGNYPLFLLGVQVVHAIAAGNAVLVKPPPGGEAPALRLVASLREAGVHPCVVQLLDADPSSAQQAIELGVDKIVLTGGVKTGRRVLHGAAETLTPTTMELSGCDAAWVLGSADLERAARCLAFGLTLNSGATCIAPRRVYVDERHADALCDKLLRQLAGAEACIVPEANRAEAHRLIGQALDAGATLLSPKTGYDPSRGAFPPVVLRVDRGPVELQRSDLFAPVMTVAPVVSEQELLAETRRCPYGLGVSIFGDEHDALRLARQAPAGCVTINDIIAPTADPRVPFSGWGQSGFGVTRGSAGLLEMTRLKAVVARRGAWLPHLDPPRPGLAKLLAGFLTYSHAGTMAGRWRGLRDVAGALREKPSSTDEP, from the coding sequence ATGACGCGGCACACCAGCTCCCGCGCGGCAGCGGCGTCGGTCCGCCCGATCGCCGCGCCCAACGTCGCCACGGCCTTAGCGGCGGCGCGGTCGGCCCAAACCACCTGGGCCGATACTCCGCTGCCCAAGCGGCTGGCGACGCTCCGCGGGCTACGCAGACTGATCGCGGCCGACCCGATGCCCTGGGCAGAAGAACTTGCGGCCGGCGGGCTGCGAACCGTCGCCGAGGGGTTGGCTACGGAGGTCATCCCGCTGCTGGACGCCTGCCGCTTCGCCCAGCGCGTCGCCCCCGCGCTGCTGCGAGAGCAGCGGCTCTCGACGGCCGGGCGGCCCTTCTGGTGCCGGGGCGTGTCGGTGCGCGTCCGTCGCGAGCCGCTGGGCGTGGTGCTGCTGATCGGCCCCGGCAACTACCCGCTGTTCTTGCTGGGGGTACAGGTCGTTCACGCGATCGCCGCGGGGAACGCCGTGTTGGTGAAGCCCCCCCCGGGGGGCGAGGCGCCGGCGCTGCGTCTGGTTGCGTCGCTGCGGGAAGCCGGGGTCCACCCGTGCGTGGTCCAACTGCTCGACGCCGACCCGTCGTCCGCCCAACAGGCGATCGAGCTGGGGGTCGACAAGATCGTCCTCACCGGCGGCGTGAAGACGGGCCGCAGGGTGCTGCACGGCGCCGCGGAGACCCTCACGCCGACCACGATGGAGCTCAGCGGCTGCGACGCCGCGTGGGTGCTGGGCAGCGCCGACCTGGAACGCGCGGCCCGCTGCTTGGCGTTCGGGTTAACGCTCAACTCCGGCGCCACCTGCATCGCCCCCCGGCGGGTTTACGTAGACGAACGTCACGCAGACGCCCTGTGCGACAAGCTGCTCCGGCAGCTTGCCGGCGCCGAGGCCTGCATCGTCCCCGAGGCCAACCGCGCCGAAGCCCACCGGCTCATCGGCCAGGCGCTGGACGCCGGGGCGACGCTCCTCTCCCCCAAGACCGGCTACGACCCCAGCCGGGGCGCGTTCCCACCGGTCGTGCTGCGCGTCGATCGCGGCCCCGTGGAGTTGCAGCGCAGCGACTTGTTCGCCCCGGTGATGACCGTCGCCCCGGTCGTCAGCGAACAAGAGCTGCTGGCCGAGACGCGCCGCTGCCCCTACGGTCTGGGGGTGAGCATCTTCGGCGACGAGCACGACGCGTTGCGGCTGGCCCGGCAGGCGCCGGCCGGGTGCGTGACGATCAACGACATCATCGCCCCCACGGCCGACCCACGCGTGCCGTTCAGCGGCTGGGGCCAGAGCGGCTTCGGCGTGACCCGGGGCAGCGCGGGGCTGCTCGAGATGACCCGCTTGAAGGCCGTGGTCGCCCGCCGCGGCGCGTGGCTGCCGCACCTCGACCCGCCGCGGCCCGGCCTCGCCAAGTTGTTAGCGGGCTTCCTGACCTACTCCCACGCCGGCACAATGGCCGGGCGGTGGCGCGGCCTGCGGGACGTGGCCGGGGCGCTCCGCGAGAAACCATCTAGCACGGACGAACCATGA
- a CDS encoding squalene/phytoene synthase family protein, with amino-acid sequence MASLEHLLETTSRTFALAIPLLPEPLRREVTLGYLVFRIADTLEDAECLNRDQRIAGLEELQALLRDPSPADAERFARHWTALHPTTNPDYAGLLRQTGDVLGAVAQLEPAPREIIRRHARRSAAGMAATLRAAQPSGGFALRDIGQLKEYCYFVAGIVGEMLTELFCLRLAPSPARDALTGCAAAFGEGLQLVNILKDADCDADQGRRYLPVGVPMAALFALARRDLASARRYVDLLADADAPSGCIAFARLPMELALAALDRLETAGPGAKLSRQQVADILAGVTGALAPQVAAPQDAGG; translated from the coding sequence ATGGCATCACTCGAACACCTCCTCGAAACCACCAGCCGCACCTTTGCGCTGGCCATCCCGCTGCTCCCCGAGCCGCTGCGGCGGGAGGTGACGCTCGGGTATCTGGTGTTCCGGATCGCCGACACGCTGGAAGACGCCGAGTGCCTCAACCGCGACCAGCGGATCGCCGGGCTGGAAGAGCTGCAAGCGTTGTTGCGAGACCCATCCCCCGCCGACGCCGAGCGGTTCGCCCGCCACTGGACGGCCCTGCACCCGACCACCAACCCCGACTACGCCGGGCTGCTGCGGCAAACGGGAGACGTGCTGGGCGCCGTCGCCCAACTTGAGCCCGCCCCGCGGGAGATCATCCGCCGGCACGCCCGCCGCAGCGCAGCGGGCATGGCCGCCACGCTCCGCGCGGCCCAGCCCAGCGGAGGCTTCGCGCTGCGGGACATCGGCCAACTGAAAGAGTACTGCTACTTCGTCGCCGGCATCGTCGGCGAGATGCTCACGGAGCTGTTCTGTCTGAGGCTGGCGCCGTCGCCGGCCCGCGACGCGCTGACGGGCTGCGCGGCCGCGTTCGGCGAGGGGCTGCAGTTGGTGAACATCCTCAAGGACGCCGACTGCGACGCCGATCAGGGGCGTCGCTACTTGCCCGTCGGCGTGCCGATGGCTGCCCTCTTTGCGTTGGCCCGACGCGACCTGGCCTCGGCGCGGCGGTACGTCGACCTGCTGGCCGACGCCGACGCCCCCTCGGGCTGCATCGCGTTCGCCCGCCTGCCGATGGAGCTGGCCCTCGCCGCGCTGGACCGCCTGGAAACCGCCGGCCCCGGCGCCAAGCTGAGCCGCCAGCAGGTGGCCGACATCCTGGCCGGCGTTACCGGCGCCCTCGCCCCCCAAGTCGCGGCCCCCCAGGACGCAGGCGGATGA
- a CDS encoding ABC transporter ATP-binding protein — protein MEQPAETPLLEARDLCKTYPNGHVTAVDGVSLSIPAGEYASIMGPSGSGKSTLLNLLGGLDKPTTGEVYFRGKAYSAFPSLDNLRAQHIGFIFQSFHLLPTLTSLENVQIPMFETSRGPSERESRARELLEVVNMSHRADQLPARLSVGERQRVAIARSLANDPELLLADEPTGNLDSKNGEEVLELFDMLHKERGVTLIVITHGDEVGQRAERRLYYRDGKVTGDRHD, from the coding sequence ATGGAACAGCCCGCCGAAACCCCGCTGCTCGAAGCCCGTGATTTGTGCAAAACCTACCCCAACGGCCACGTCACCGCGGTCGATGGCGTCTCGCTGTCGATCCCGGCGGGGGAGTACGCCTCGATCATGGGCCCCAGCGGCAGCGGCAAGAGCACGCTGCTGAACCTGCTGGGGGGCCTCGATAAGCCCACCACCGGCGAGGTCTACTTCCGCGGCAAGGCCTACTCCGCGTTCCCGTCGCTCGACAACCTGCGGGCCCAGCACATCGGCTTTATCTTCCAGTCGTTCCACCTGCTGCCGACGCTCACCTCGCTGGAGAACGTGCAGATCCCGATGTTCGAGACCTCACGCGGCCCCAGCGAACGGGAGAGCCGCGCCCGCGAGCTGCTGGAAGTAGTGAACATGAGCCACCGCGCGGACCAGCTCCCCGCACGGCTCAGCGTCGGCGAGCGGCAGCGGGTCGCCATCGCCCGCAGCCTGGCCAACGACCCAGAGCTGTTGCTGGCCGACGAGCCGACCGGCAACCTCGACAGCAAGAACGGCGAAGAGGTGCTGGAGCTGTTCGACATGCTTCACAAGGAGCGGGGCGTAACCCTGATCGTCATCACCCACGGCGACGAGGTGGGCCAGCGGGCCGAGCGCCGCCTCTACTACCGAGACGGCAAAGTCACCGGCGACCGCCACGATTGA
- a CDS encoding phytoene desaturase family protein, with protein sequence MIAPAADSQAGTHVGVIGAGLGGLAAACTLAARGYRVTLFERNGWLGGKAAVLHADGFRFDMGPTILTVPSVLRRVFDEAGVRMEDRLDLVALDPQWRCFFEDKSVLDLVADTQAMKQRLHAFAGPKVASGYERFLGASQRLHEISERFFFWKSVGGIMDTLDFSQTFTPAVLSDLLQLRMGKTVAASVRSYVPEARVAQMIDHFTQYVGSSPDASPAVLCGIAHMQTSEGIWYPMGGTRAVPEALEKLAGELGVEFRLNAPVAKITVERGEATGVVLEGGERVALDAVVSNSDSVLTHEELLGGATWKKFRKRRKYEPACSGVVLYLGLTQRYDQLLHHNFIFSRDPHEEFEAIYRRGETAPDPTCYVAAPATTEAAVAPEGGEALYILVHTPYRRDGQDWSKMLPAYRQVILDKLKRTAGLEDIEQRIVSEHALTPQDIEDRYHVPRGAIYGLASHGRFLGAFKPANRSRDVKNLYLAGGAAHPGPGMPMVLMSGWIAADSLDQDLGAVASGAG encoded by the coding sequence ATGATCGCACCAGCAGCCGATTCCCAAGCGGGGACCCACGTAGGCGTCATCGGCGCCGGGCTCGGGGGGCTCGCCGCGGCCTGCACGCTGGCCGCGCGCGGCTACCGCGTCACCCTCTTCGAGCGCAACGGCTGGCTCGGCGGCAAGGCCGCGGTGCTGCACGCGGACGGGTTCCGGTTCGACATGGGGCCCACCATCCTCACGGTCCCCTCGGTGCTGCGCCGCGTGTTCGACGAGGCGGGTGTGCGGATGGAAGACCGCCTCGACCTGGTGGCGCTCGACCCGCAGTGGCGCTGCTTCTTCGAGGACAAGAGCGTGCTCGACCTGGTGGCAGACACCCAGGCGATGAAGCAGCGGCTGCACGCGTTTGCGGGACCGAAGGTGGCCAGCGGCTACGAGCGGTTCCTGGGCGCCTCGCAACGGCTGCACGAGATCTCCGAGCGTTTCTTCTTCTGGAAGAGCGTCGGCGGCATCATGGACACGCTCGACTTCAGCCAGACGTTCACCCCCGCGGTGCTGAGCGATTTGCTGCAGTTGCGGATGGGGAAGACCGTCGCGGCGTCGGTGCGGTCTTACGTCCCCGAAGCGCGGGTGGCGCAGATGATCGACCACTTCACGCAGTACGTCGGCTCGTCGCCCGACGCCTCGCCGGCGGTGCTGTGCGGCATCGCCCACATGCAAACCAGCGAGGGGATCTGGTACCCGATGGGGGGGACGCGGGCCGTGCCCGAGGCGCTCGAGAAGCTCGCCGGCGAGCTGGGGGTCGAGTTCCGCTTGAACGCCCCGGTTGCGAAGATCACGGTCGAGCGGGGCGAGGCGACCGGGGTGGTGCTGGAGGGCGGCGAGCGCGTGGCGCTCGACGCGGTGGTCTCCAACAGCGACAGCGTGCTGACGCACGAAGAGCTGCTCGGCGGCGCAACCTGGAAGAAGTTCCGCAAGCGTCGCAAGTACGAGCCCGCCTGCTCCGGCGTGGTGCTCTACTTAGGGCTGACGCAGCGGTACGACCAACTGCTGCACCACAACTTTATCTTCTCGCGCGACCCGCACGAAGAGTTCGAGGCCATCTACCGCCGCGGCGAGACAGCCCCCGACCCCACCTGCTACGTGGCCGCACCGGCGACAACCGAAGCGGCCGTGGCGCCCGAGGGGGGCGAGGCGCTCTACATCCTGGTCCACACCCCCTACCGACGCGACGGGCAAGATTGGTCGAAGATGCTCCCCGCGTACCGCCAGGTGATCCTCGACAAGCTGAAGCGGACCGCCGGGCTTGAGGACATCGAGCAGCGTATCGTCAGCGAGCACGCCCTCACGCCGCAAGACATCGAAGACCGTTACCACGTGCCGCGCGGCGCCATCTACGGGCTCGCGAGCCACGGGCGGTTCCTCGGGGCGTTCAAGCCCGCCAACCGCAGCCGTGACGTGAAGAACCTGTACCTCGCCGGGGGCGCGGCCCACCCCGGGCCCGGGATGCCGATGGTGTTGATGAGCGGCTGGATCGCGGCCGACTCGTTGGACCAGGACCTGGGTGCGGTGGCGAGCGGGGCGGGCTAG
- the ffh gene encoding signal recognition particle protein, giving the protein MFESLQDGLSSAFKTLRGQGKLSESNMRDGLKMVERSLLEADVSYEVVQTFMKNVTEVAVGEKVLKSLNPGQQVVGVVHEELIALMGPVDNSLHLRGKDEVSVLMMCGLQGSGKTTTCGKLGRMLKLAGRRPLLVAADLQRPAAIDQLHVLGEQLEIPVYSDRAQKDPVAVCNAAVQQAKKLGADVVILDTAGRLHIDDELMGQLTRIDKKCNPHQVLLVVDAMTGQDAVNSAKAFNEALELDGVVMTKLDGDARGGAALSVKQVTGVPIKFMGTGEHLDALEEFHADRMAGRILGQGDILSLVERAQREFDQDESAKLESDLAKGEFTFDSFKTAMRQMKRLGPMRKIMGMLPGMGKMLDVMGDADPEEDMRRLFGIIDSMTPDERKKPKLIDQSRRRRIAEGSGVEPSEVNELVKQFDAMAQMMTGMAGKNPRERMAMVRELQGQMMQSPDGQLRRQKQGTGKRLSGKERASAKKDRERMLKKLKKQKKR; this is encoded by the coding sequence ATGTTTGAATCGCTTCAAGACGGACTCTCCTCGGCCTTCAAGACCCTCCGAGGCCAAGGGAAGCTCTCCGAGTCGAACATGCGCGACGGCCTGAAAATGGTCGAGCGGTCGCTGCTGGAAGCCGACGTGAGCTACGAGGTGGTTCAGACGTTCATGAAGAACGTCACCGAGGTCGCTGTCGGCGAGAAGGTGCTCAAGTCGCTCAACCCCGGCCAGCAGGTCGTGGGGGTCGTCCACGAGGAGCTGATCGCCCTGATGGGGCCGGTCGACAACTCGCTCCACCTCCGCGGCAAGGACGAAGTCTCCGTCCTGATGATGTGCGGCCTGCAGGGCTCCGGGAAGACCACCACCTGCGGCAAGCTGGGGCGGATGCTCAAGCTGGCCGGCAGGCGGCCGCTGCTGGTGGCGGCCGACCTGCAACGCCCGGCCGCCATCGACCAGCTGCACGTGCTGGGCGAGCAGCTCGAGATCCCCGTCTACAGCGACCGCGCCCAGAAAGACCCCGTCGCGGTCTGCAATGCCGCGGTGCAGCAGGCCAAGAAGCTGGGCGCCGACGTGGTGATCCTCGACACCGCGGGCCGGCTGCACATCGACGACGAGCTGATGGGCCAGCTCACCCGCATCGACAAGAAGTGCAACCCCCACCAGGTGCTGCTGGTCGTCGACGCCATGACCGGCCAAGACGCGGTGAACAGCGCCAAGGCCTTCAACGAGGCGCTCGAGCTCGACGGCGTGGTGATGACCAAGCTGGACGGCGACGCCCGCGGCGGCGCGGCCCTGTCGGTCAAGCAGGTGACCGGGGTGCCGATCAAGTTCATGGGCACCGGCGAGCACCTGGACGCCCTGGAAGAGTTCCACGCCGACCGCATGGCGGGCCGCATCCTCGGGCAGGGAGACATCCTCTCGCTGGTGGAGCGGGCCCAGCGGGAGTTCGACCAAGACGAGTCCGCCAAGCTGGAGTCCGACCTCGCCAAGGGGGAGTTCACCTTCGACAGCTTCAAGACCGCCATGCGGCAGATGAAGCGTCTGGGGCCGATGCGGAAGATCATGGGGATGCTCCCCGGCATGGGGAAGATGCTCGACGTGATGGGGGACGCCGACCCCGAAGAAGACATGCGTCGGCTGTTCGGCATCATCGACTCGATGACCCCCGACGAACGCAAGAAGCCCAAGCTGATCGACCAGAGCCGCCGACGCCGGATCGCCGAAGGGTCGGGGGTCGAGCCCTCGGAGGTCAACGAGCTGGTCAAGCAGTTCGACGCGATGGCGCAGATGATGACCGGCATGGCGGGCAAGAACCCGCGCGAGCGGATGGCGATGGTCCGCGAGCTGCAGGGCCAGATGATGCAAAGCCCCGACGGCCAGCTCCGCCGCCAGAAGCAGGGCACCGGCAAACGCCTCAGCGGCAAGGAGCGCGCCAGCGCCAAGAAGGACCGCGAGCGGATGCTCAAGAAGCTCAAGAAGCAGAAGAAGCGGTAA
- the crtI gene encoding phytoene desaturase family protein, whose product MSQHVVIVGAGPGGLAAAMLLAKSGVRTTVVEAQPYVGGRTSTLHDQGYCFDRGPTFFLYPRILQEIFATCGYDLFEECPMARLDPQYRLVFGEGGQLDATPNVDRMEAEVARFAPGDERGLRPFLAENRKKLDHFQPILESPFYKMADLLRPEVMRSAHLLRPWRSLYHEVGRFFKDPRLRLAFTFQGKYLGMSPFQCPSLFSILAYLEYEYGVFHPMGGCGAVSERMAQIVRDLGGEVLTDQPVESIQFAGRRAVGVTTPSGPIACDALVINADFAQAMHSLVPNGLRRRWTDAKLQQKRYSCSTFMLYLGLKGEQPELPHHTIYLSKSYRENLLNIESRHRLDPDPSFYVQNASVTDQSLAPPGDSTLYMLVPTSQMHANIDWTQERDRFRALAIRQLSKIGLNNVAGRIRVEHVVTPADWQNGCRIFRGATFNLAHNLGQMLYWRPHNRFEDLDGVYLVGGGTHPGSGLPTIYSSARITTDSLLADLGVVAPDKHRTAKTPRAPRRAKTEAVESLN is encoded by the coding sequence TTGAGTCAACACGTTGTGATCGTCGGCGCCGGACCGGGGGGACTCGCCGCAGCGATGCTGCTGGCCAAGTCCGGGGTACGCACCACAGTAGTCGAGGCGCAGCCGTACGTCGGCGGCCGGACCTCGACGCTGCACGACCAGGGGTACTGCTTCGACCGCGGCCCCACGTTTTTTCTCTACCCGCGGATCCTGCAAGAGATTTTCGCCACATGCGGGTACGACCTGTTCGAGGAGTGCCCGATGGCCCGCCTCGACCCGCAGTACCGGCTGGTCTTCGGCGAAGGGGGCCAGCTGGACGCCACCCCCAACGTTGATCGGATGGAGGCCGAGGTCGCCCGCTTTGCCCCGGGCGACGAGCGCGGGCTGCGGCCGTTCCTCGCCGAGAACCGCAAGAAGCTGGACCACTTCCAACCGATCCTCGAGTCGCCGTTCTACAAGATGGCGGACCTGCTGCGGCCCGAGGTGATGCGTTCGGCCCACCTGCTCCGGCCGTGGCGCTCGCTTTATCACGAGGTAGGCCGGTTCTTCAAAGACCCGCGGCTGCGGCTGGCGTTTACGTTCCAGGGCAAGTACCTGGGGATGTCGCCGTTCCAGTGCCCCAGCCTGTTCTCCATCCTGGCCTACCTAGAGTACGAGTACGGCGTGTTCCACCCGATGGGTGGCTGCGGCGCGGTGAGCGAGCGGATGGCGCAGATCGTCCGCGATCTGGGGGGCGAGGTGCTGACCGATCAGCCGGTAGAGAGCATCCAGTTCGCCGGCCGTCGGGCCGTGGGGGTGACCACGCCGAGCGGGCCGATCGCGTGTGACGCCCTGGTGATCAACGCCGACTTCGCCCAAGCGATGCACTCGCTCGTCCCCAACGGGCTGCGGCGCCGCTGGACCGACGCCAAGCTCCAGCAGAAGCGCTACTCGTGCTCGACGTTCATGCTGTACCTGGGACTCAAGGGCGAACAACCGGAGCTGCCGCACCACACGATCTATCTTTCGAAGAGCTACCGGGAGAACCTGCTGAACATCGAGTCGCGGCACCGGCTCGACCCCGACCCCTCGTTCTATGTGCAGAACGCCTCGGTCACCGACCAGAGCCTCGCCCCGCCCGGCGACAGCACGCTGTACATGCTGGTCCCTACGTCGCAGATGCACGCCAACATCGATTGGACGCAAGAGCGGGACCGATTCCGCGCGCTCGCCATCCGCCAGCTCTCCAAGATCGGGCTCAACAACGTCGCAGGACGCATCCGGGTCGAACACGTCGTCACCCCCGCCGACTGGCAGAACGGCTGTCGGATCTTCCGGGGCGCTACGTTCAACCTGGCGCACAACCTGGGGCAGATGCTGTACTGGCGTCCCCACAACCGGTTTGAGGACCTCGACGGCGTCTACCTGGTCGGCGGCGGCACCCACCCCGGCAGCGGCCTGCCGACCATCTACTCATCGGCCCGTATCACCACCGACTCGCTGCTGGCCGACCTGGGCGTAGTGGCTCCGGACAAGCACCGAACCGCCAAGACACCAAGAGCGCCAAGACGCGCCAAGACAGAAGCGGTCGAGAGCCTTAACTGA